Proteins co-encoded in one Cyprinus carpio isolate SPL01 chromosome B5, ASM1834038v1, whole genome shotgun sequence genomic window:
- the c9 gene encoding complement component C9: MKALAALCVTICILYQVNGKSITDHMQGSRREVRQINDPGSIDCKMSAWSQWTSCDPCTNRTHRSRSIEVFGQFKGYRCIDPIGERKPCKPSTKCQMDPPPVCKSSQWRCASGICINKNLRCNGDYDCGEPDTSDEDECDIIRTPCGKTAVFESDIAIQAGYGINILGSGPRMNPFNNRFYNGQCNRIREPSTLEYNRLPWNVGVLSYETKVEESSSKEMYEDIHSLIKEISRESSTSYEVGLNFKFTPTEPSSSGSGEAGSAGGGGEVAGSSDGGEAASPDEGGAPEGPGEGGAPEGPGQDGEPQGPGEGGDTEVSGAGQNNSPGLGFSASAGFDTKQSTTNIIKQLSEITVTKRKTFMRVKGRVELATYRMRQRGMEVSSTFLDDVDALPTTYEKGQYFAFLEDYGTHFTKNGKSGGEYELVYIMNEDVLKLKKVTESTVKKCLELGLRGDFQLTQGLTGGGHFKPKNDCETLTDKPTDDRDTKGIIDKVLIAVRGGSPAAAVAMKSQLTKDGILDYSQYVEWAKTISALPALIHSDPEPIYNAIPLDFPDAQPRRENLRRALDDYVAEYSVCKCQPCQNGGTVIQIDGECKCMCLPGTEGVACQIIEMELVKAKSFEQLGNWGCWSSWSLCSGGRRRRTRTCNTRGVPGGTCRGDTTREDYC; the protein is encoded by the exons ATGAAGGCTTTAGCTGCTTTATGTGTAACAATATGCATTCTTTATCAGGTTAATGGAAAGAGCATAACGGACCATAT GCAAGGGTCAAGACGAGAGGTGCGGCAAATTAATGATCCCGGATCAATCGACTGCAAAATGAGTGCCTGGTCCCAGTGGACGTCCTGCGACCCGTGCACTAATAGGACG CATCGCTCTAGAAGTATTGAGGTCTTTGGGCAGTTTAAAGGCTATAGGTGCATAGACCCAATTGGAGAGCGGAAACCCTGTAAACCTTCTACAAAATGCCAGATGGACCCTCCACCTGTCTGCAAGAGCTCTCAATGGAGGTGCGCTTCAG GAATATGTATAAACAAAAATCTGAGGTGTAATGGGGATTACGACTGTGGAGAGCCTGATACGTCTGATGAAGATGAGTGTGATATCATCAGGACACCTTGCGGCAAGACAGCTGTATTTGAGTCTGATATAGCCATCCAAGCTGGATACGG AATAAATATTCTGGGATCTGGACCTCGAATGAATCCCTTCAATAACAGATTCTATAATGGTCAATGTAACCGGATCAGAGAACCATCCACATTGGAATATAACAGACTGCCTTGGAATGTTGGAGTTCTCAGCTATGAG ACAAAAGTGGAAGAGAGCAGCTCTAAGGAGATGTATGAGGACATTCACTCTTTAATAAAAGAGATATCTAGGGAATCCTCTACATCTTATGAAGTAGGCTTAAACTTCAAGTTTACACCTACTGAGCCCTCCAGTTCTGGTTCAGGTGAGGCTGGCAGTGCTGGTGGAGGTGGTGAAGTTGCCGGCTCCAGTGACGGTGGTGAAGCAGCCAGTCCCGATGAGGGCGGTGCACCTGAAGGTCCTGGTGAGGGCGGTGCACCTGAAGGTCCTGGTCAGGACGGTGAACCTCAAGGGCCTGGTGAGGGTGGTGACACTGAAGTTTCTGGTGCAGGCCAAAATAATAGTCCTGGATTAGGTTTTAGTGCGTCAGCAGGATTTGACACTAAGCAATCAACAACAAATATCATCAAACAGCTTTCAGAAATCACAGTGACCAAG AGAAAGACCTTCATGAGAGTGAAAGGCAGAGTGGAGCTGGCAACCTACAGGATGAGACAGCGAGGGATGGAGGTGTCCTCAACGTTCCTGGATGATGTGGATGCCCTGCCAACTACATATGAGAAGGGCCAGTATTTTGCTTTCTTAGAGGACTATGGAACACACTTCACCAAGAACGGAAAGTCTGGTGGAGAATACGAACTTGTTTATATAATGAATGAGGATGTCCTCAAACTAAAAA AGGTCACAGAATCCACAGTCAAGAAATGTTTAGAGCTTGGACTTAGGGGCGACTTCCAGTTAACTCAAGGACTAACAGGAGGAGGACACTTTAAACCAAAAAACGACTGTGAAACACTAACAGACAAACCCACAG ATGACAGGGACACCAAGGGGATTATTGATAAAGTGCTGATCGCAGTGAGAGGGGGCAGTCCGGCTGCAGCCGTAGCCATGAAGTCTCAGCTCACTAAAGATGGCATTCTAGACTATAGTCAGTATGTGGAATGGGCAAAGACCATCTCTGCTCTGCCAGCTCTCATTCACAGTGAT CCTGAACCCATCTACAACGCGATCCCTTTGGACTTTCCCGATGCTCAGCCGAGACGGGAAAATCTCAGAAGAGCCCTGGATGACTATGTGGCCGAGTACAGCGTGTGTAAGTGCCAGCCGTGCCAGAACGGTGGCACTGTGATCCAGATAGATGGGgagtgtaaatgcatgtgcctacCAGGGACTGAAGGTGTTGCGTGTCAGATCATTGAGATGGAACTGGTGAaag CTAAATCTTTTGAACAACTGGGAAACTGGGGCTGCTGGTCTTCCTGGTCGCTTTGCTCTGGGGGGCGTCGCAGACGAACGCGCACTTGCAATACTCGCGGTGTACCAGGAGGAACCTGCAGAGGAGACACAACTCGTGAAGACTACTGCTAA
- the LOC109080698 gene encoding growth arrest-specific protein 1-like produces MANYGNSPAILRLQILIVSIGCALVCYSRLSTASPAHNQRLICWQAIMKCQGEQECHYAYTQYLNACGPVINGKKKKCPSHCISSIIQLNLTVNGPALEDCDCASDTLCKMTKRAIEPCIPRTSHMGCTEARKQCEKDPECSTAMRDYLFHCRKLFGGERCSDDCRRVITNMRSIPKAQQLDTCVCDGTERTICEFVKGSMKNFCFNDRYGGSGFSNTEDDLDYDYETDYEDEESDAWDLRAQKSSIVMSTILTLSSLVIK; encoded by the coding sequence ATGGCAAACTATGGCAACTCTCCAGCCATTCTACGGCTGCAAATATTGATTGTGTCCATCGGCTGTGCATTGGTATGTTATAGTCGTTTATCCACCGCATCACCGGCACACAACCAGCGTTTGATATGCTGGCAAGCCATCATGAAGTGCCAAGGAGAACAGGAGTGTCACTACGCGTACACACAGTATCTAAACGCGTGCGGTCCGGTGATAAACGGCAAGAAGAAGAAATGTCCGAGCCACTGCATTTCTTCCATCATTCAGCTCAATCTGACTGTGAACGGCCCGGCACTGGAGGACTGCGACTGCGCCTCGGACACTCTATGCAAGATGACCAAGAGAGCCATCGAGCCCTGTATACCTAGAACGAGCCACATGGGCTGCACCGAAGCGCGTAAGCAGTGTGAGAAGGATCCCGAGTGCAGCACCGCCATGCGGGACTATCTGTTTCACTGCAGGAAACTCTTCGGCGGAGAGCGCTGCTCTGACGACTGCAGGCGGGTCATCACGAACATGCGCTCCATCCCCAAAGCCCAGCAGCTGGACACTTGCGTGTGCGACGGCACAGAGAGGACAATATGCGAGTTTGTCAAAGGCAGCATGAAAAACTTCTGCTTTAACGACCGATACGGCGGGAGTGGCTTTTCAAATACCGAGGACGACTTGGACTACGACTACGAGACGGATTATGAAGACGAGGAGAGTGATGCGTGGGATTTAAGAGCACAAAAGAGTTCGATTGTGATGTCCACCATTTTGACACTTTCTTCTCTTGTTATAAAATAG